CGGGCCTCTCATCGTCGCTTCCCTATCAAACCAACCCTAGTCATCCTGCCCAAGCTTCCTAGTTCTGAGCATTCCCTCGCACGTCTTCCGTGCTGGGCACTCCGTTGCCCGATGGAAGCTATGACGTCACCTACGGCGGGTGTAAAGCTCCCGCTTTTAGTTGCACTGCTGATTAGAGTTTTCCAATTGGTTGTATTTCGCCAGCGGCGACTGATGGAGGCGGCCCCGGGGCGTGGCTGGGATTTCATAGCCGGGGCGCCGGTGGCGTTGCCGATGAGCTGTGTCGAGGCGAACTGACAACGGCGAATCCGTCCTTTCACATGGAGAACACGATGACCACGATTGCCCGCATAGAAGAGTATGGCGATAAGCTGCGCGCCATTCGCCATGACTTGCATGCGCATCCCGAGATCGGGTTCGAGGAGCAGCGCACTGCCTCGATCGTCGCTCGCTTGCTCGAGGAGTATGGCGTCGATGAGGTTCATGCCGGTATCGCCACCACCGGCGTGGTGGGGCTGATTTACGGCCGCCATGGCCAGGGCAAGCGGATCGGGCTGCGTGCCGACATGGACGCCTTGCCCATGGAGGAGGCGAGCGGACTGCCCTACAGCTCGCTGATCGCTGGACGCTTCCACGGCTGTGGTCACGACGGTCATACCACCATGTTGCTTGGCACCGCGCGCTATCTCGCCGAGACCCGTAACTTTGCCGGCAGCGTGATCTTGATCTTCCAGCCGGCGGAGGAGGGGCTTGGCGGTGCCCGACGAATGATTGCCGAAGGTCTCTTCGAGCGCTTTCCCTGCGATGAGATCTATGGGCTGCACAATTCCCCGCAGCATGCTCCTGGGGAGATCGCCTTGTGCCCGGGAAGTGCCATGGCCGGTGCCGACTTCTTCGATATCAGTGTGACCGGACGCGGCAGCCACGGCGCGATGCCGCACTTCTCGCGCGATCCGGTAGTGGTGGCAGGTGCATTGATCCAGGCGCTGCAGAGCATCGTCAGCCGCAACATCAATCCCCACGATCCCGTCGTGTTGTCGATCACCCAGGTGCACTCCGGTTCGGCCTACAACGTCATTCCCCAGGCCGCGACACTTGCCGGAACCGTCAGGGCCTTCTCCGACGAGGCGCGGGAGCTGACGCGCGAGCGCATGCGTGAGATCGTGGCTGGGATCGCTGCAAGCTATGGCGTCGAGATCGAGATCGAGATACGCGATGTTTTCAGCGTACTCGAAAACGCCGCCCTGCAGACGGAGATACTCGCCGATGCGGCCCGTGAGGTGGTCGGTGAAACGAACGTCTCTACGGATAATACGCCGCTGATGGGCAGCGAAGATTTCGCCGACATGCTCAAGGTGGTGCCCGGTGCCTACTGCTGGGTGGGCCACAGCGGTAATGTGCCAGTACACAATCCGGCCTTCGTGCTTGGCGACGACATCCTGCCGATCGGTGCCAGCCTGTTTTCACGACTGATCGAGCGGCGCCTCTCACCCGAGGCGCTCTAAGTCCGGAAAAGGCCTTGCCGCCGCGCGCCGTGATTGACGCAGGCGGCGAGGCCCGTATAATGCGCTGCGTTGCCGGTGTGGCGGAATTGGTAGACGCAGCGGATTCAAAATCCGCCGCTGGAAACAGTGTGTCGGTTCGAGTCCGACCACCGGCACCATTCCAATCAACTAGTTAGCTTCATTCCTCGTTCATCTCCCATCTTCTTTTTTTCTCAAGTGTCTACATCTTGTCTACGCTCGGTATTTTCGGTGCGTATTTGATCGCGTCTGCCAGATGATCGGGCGATAGATGTGCATAGCGCATTGTCATCGTGATGGTTCTATGGCCCAGGATCTTCTGCAGTGTAAGCAGATCACCCCCGTTCATCATGAAGTGGCTGGCAAAGGTGTGTCGCAAAACGTGTGTGCGCTGGCCTTTTGGTAGGGTGATACCGGCTTCTATGATGGCCTCGGAAAATGGGTTGTAGGCGGCGGTACGAAAGACCCTGCCGATCCTGGGGCCGTGAGTAGTCAGGGCTTTGTAGAGTGCCTTATCGAGAGGGATAGTACGGTTTCGGCCGTTCTTGGTGCCGGTATAGGTGACTCTGCCATTGCGTAGCATTTCAGCCCGTAGGGTTTGAGCTTCGCTCCATCTGGCTCCAGTGGCGAGGCATAGACGGGTGATCAATAGCACATCGGGATTACGTGAGCGTTCCAGTACTTTGAACAGGGTGTGTATCTGTTCCTCTGTAAGGTAGGAAAGCTCCTTTTCGTCGAGTCGCAGAGGCTGGATCTTGGCAAATGGGTTCGCACCTTCCCACTCACCTAGCCGTATGAGCTTGTTGAAAACTGCGCGCAGGTGCGCCTGATCATGGTTTGCCGTATTTGGTGTAACGCCTGCCTCAAGTCGAGATTGCCTTAGTTTTGCGGCATCGATCGGTGTGATAGTACGGGCGATGGGATTGCCCATTTTCTCGGCAAGCGTTTTTAACTGAGAGTGGCGACGAACGCCGTCTTTGAGTCCGTTGCCGTGAAATTGATACCACTGCTCGATGAGGTCGGAGAGACGACGAGGGTCACGTTTCTTGGCTTGATAAGGCTCGCCCATCGCGGCTTGTCCGCGCACGTAATCGTGAAAGCGTCTTGCCTCGGCCTGGGTGCGAAAGGTTTTCCGTAGCCGTTTACCTTCTCGACCTTGAGGCCACATATCTACCTGCCAGCCGGTTTTGACCTTCTTGATCGCCATCACGCGGCCTTCCCTATCAGTCGTCGCTCGACGAGTTTTTGTTCGACGAGTTGGCGGAATCCTGCTGAGTCGACACCTCGGCGTCGGTAGTATTCGGCGAGGTCGTCCCACATGCCGGAGCGTTGCAGGTAGCGGATGGCTTCATGGGTGCGAAACCCCTGGCGGGCATAGATCGACACCAGGTTGCCGAAGGCAAGGCAGACGTTTTTTTCGTTTCCTAGGCCAGGGGCCTTGCGGGCGCGCTTGTAGAGGCAGTGCGGTTCATGGGCATAGAAACGGGCGTCATCCTGGAGCAGTTGCCAGGCGGGGTCGATGAGGTTGCGGCAGGTATCCAGACGGTAGGTTTGCAGCGCAGTCCGCCATAGGCCGGTGAGGTGGGGAATGGTGTCGATGAAGCTATGGAAGCCGTGGCTGGTGTCGATGACTTCGCCAGTGTCGACGTTGCAGGGGATGCCCTGGGCGAACTCACGCAGCACGGATTGATGGAAGCGCATTTCGATACGCCACACGTCTTGCTCGGGATCGTAGGCGCTGGTAAAGGGTTCATCGCCGGAGGCTTGTTGCCAGATACCTTGCCAGAAGTGGAGCTTATCGCGGCGGTGAGCTTCGCGGGTCTTATTGTAAATGGCACATTGGAGCGCACCGGCGGTGCCGAACAGGTAGCTTTGGCCATAGCCGTATTGGGCGGCGACTTCGCCGGAGGTGATCTCCAATGAGTCAATGGCGTTCATGCGTACTACGCGCTTGGAGCGGGTAACGAAGCGCTCCATGAAATCGCTGGGCGGTGACCAGCCCTGCACGTCCAGGGCGAGGTGAACGGCACAGCCAGCGGGTTCGATGTTGGCGAGTAGGTGCTTGGCGATGGTGTCGAGGTACTCCTGGCACTGCTTGGGACTGCGCTCCTGGATGAAGTGGGGCGATAGCTCGATCTTGAGGTGCGTGCCCAGGGTGTCGACCTTCTGGTGCCGGGCGTAGAACAGGACGATGACGCCGAGGTCATTGTTCTGCAGGCGATAGCGAAAGCCGGAGCTGGACGAGCCGGGGGCGACGATCCAGGTGGTGTCGAATAGCGCGATGGTCGCGCCCTTGCCTTGGTTATAGGTCTCGATGATCTGGTCAAAGAGTGACATGCACGGCATGCCGATATAGAGCTGGCGTACCGTGTCGACGCCGGCATTGAGCAGGCGGATACCGTGCAGCTCCCGTTGTCCCTTGGCACTGATGAAAATCGGGCCGCGGGCGTCTCGCTCACCGCGTGCCAAGGATTGCATTGAATAGCGTTCCCAACGCTTCATTTTTCTAATACCCCTTATAGGCGTTTACTGACCAGCTACCGCCGGTTTTCTCGTTAGTCTGCGAGACGTGCTACAGGGAGGGTCTCGCCTCGCTCGGCGCGCGCGTCGCGGGGATGCGGGCGCAAGCGTCCTCTCCCGCGACGCGCACTTGAGCGGTGTGATTCCGTGCTGTCATAGGTCGAGCACCTGCACGTCGTAGGGCAGTCCCATATCCAGCGCTTCCCTGCACATGGGCTGCGAGACGAGTAGCGGCCGACCGGACTGATCGTAGAGACGGCAGTTATCCCCGAAGACGGCGCCGCCATAGGCGGTAACCGTGGGCGGGGCGATAGGTTCGGGTGGTGTGGTGGTGCCTTGCTCGACCAGGGGCGCGCTTGTGTCGTCACCCTTGCCGAAATAGCCCGAGACCTGGGCGACAGCAAAGGTGATCGAGGCAATCGCACCGACCAGCACCACCGGGGCGATGACGAGAATACGCGGCAGGCGCTTCTTGCCGGTGTGCATGCTGGCCGAGGTGTATTGCTCAAAGACCCATTTGGGGTAACGCCAGATTGTCGTTTCGCAATCGGCGTCTTTAGCGTGTGACGCGGGGTTGGTGTGGCAGTTGCCTTCCCAGCGCCACACGATGGCCCCGTTGAGCTTGCCCTTGCGCATCAGGTGCTCATGGGTATCGACCAGGGCGCGTACGTCGCTGGTGAGCTGTGAGGGGTTCTGACAGGTCAGGATGAAATCGACACCGCGATGACGGTGGGTTTCAAGCGCGGCGATTTCGGCGGGTGGCTCCCCGGTGTTGCGGTAGCGCCGCCAACGCTGCTGGCATTCGTCGATGAGGATTAGCGAGCCATCCGGGCAGTCCATCCACTGATCGGGGATGGGCGCTTGATTGCGCAGGCCGTTAACGTTGCCGAAAAACGGGCGGTCGGCACCTTCCTCACTGCGTAGCAGGTTGATCATGGTGTAAACGGCGCGCAGGGTCTTACCCGCTCCAGGGACGCCCGAAATGAGATGAATGGCCATGCTCAGCGCCCCCCGGTGATCGCAGCGCCGGGGCTCATGCTCCAGGCGTTCATCGTGGCCCGTAGCAGCAACGCCGAGCCGAGGGAGGAAAGGCCAATATCGAACCCTGCGAGCTGGATGAACCAGAGAGCTTCCCCGACCGAGCCCAGGTAGGTTCTGGCTTGATTGAGGATGCCGGTAATCAGCACCGCGCCAATGGTCGTGAAGACGACCAGGGAGGCAACGCGGGCGATCAGTGAGCCGACCAGGAAGGTCGAGAAGCCAGTCAGAATGGTGACGAGAATTGCAGGCATGGCGATATCCTCATGCAGCCGAGCGATTGCCCAGGACGATGTATAGGGACAGGATCATGGAGAGCGCGATCACGGCACCGCGAATCATCCCGGCGAGATCGCAGAACGGGCGCCATTCAAGGGTGACACTGCCGCTCATGGGAAAGGGGAGGTTGATCACAGTCGGCGCAGGGCAAACACCGGAGCCAAGGCCCATGGAGTAGTCGGGCAGCGACTCGATGGTTTCGACTTGCCATTGGGGTTCGGTATCAGGAAACGGTTGAATAGGGCCAGTCCAGCTATCCAGCATTTCATCCTGGGCTTCTTTAGCATCCGTTTCAGTATCAGGATGCGAGATAGGTCGCCCGGTTAATTGCTGGTAAAGATTTTCGTTTTGCTTCAATACCTCTTTTGCCACTTCTGGCGATACGTTCTTACCAGGAGAGGAACCCGAAGAAGACGACAGCTTATCGGCAAATGGGATAACACTGATTTGTTCGCGCCAGTCGGGAACATCAATGCCCATATCAAATAGCTGCTCTGCTATTTCAGGCGGTAGATGTTCATCTATTTTTTCAAAATCAGATTCGGATGTAACAGGCAAAGTAGGCGCAATACTAGGATCAATAGGAACAAAATCTGGCAAATTACGATAGCACCTGGTCTGATATGATCCAGAAGACGTTTTAACAGCAGCGGGGATTGAATAAACAGGATCATTACATCGCCAAAAAGCATATCCAGTCCACAAATAACCCGACTGTGTATACGTTCGCGTTAAGCTCGCAGTGTGTGCAAAGTTTTGGCAATGCACAGCATTTGATGTTTCTGACCTAGAATAACTGCAATATTCTCCGTAAGGAGGACTAATATAAAGAGACCCCGAACCGCCTTGCCCAACATCATAAACAGGAACATTGGTAATAGCAGTAGGCGCCGTCTCATCAATCTTAACAACCTCGCCCGATTCTGATAACAAATAACCTGCGGCCAAAACAGCAACCTGTAGACCCGGATGCATAACACCACGCCGAAGCGCTGATAATGCAGCATTACGATATGTTGCAGCAGGAACAGCGACCGAACCAGAGGTGTAACGTGTAACCGCGCCCGGTAAATTGGTATGCACCGCACGATAGTTTGTTGTCACCATCGCAGTACCCGACTGCTTTGAAGCATTCATACCGGAAAGGGCGGCAATCGAAGCGCGGCTATTGGCAGAGTAATAGGGCGGGTAATCAGGTGCGCCTTGCGCTAGTGCTTGAACAGGAGCCAGAAGGCAGGCAGCAAGGCCAATAGCACCAACATACCGGGGGAGAGTTCGAGCATTGATCATGGCCTCGTGTCCTGGTGTGAGTGGCTGAACGAAAAACGGCCCCCGAAGGGGCCGGGGTGGTGTCCGATCGTGGCGATCAGCGCATCACGCGACGGATCAGGCTGAACACCATGATGGCGGCCAGCACACCGAGTACGGCGAGACCTACGGCACCGACCGGGCCCATGGCTCCTTCGATGGTGGAGACAAGGCC
This DNA window, taken from Halomonas sp. TA22, encodes the following:
- a CDS encoding major capsid protein; translation: MRLIKQAKKAIVVAPAAFLASGAVMAQEVDTAGLVSTIEGAMGPVGAVGLAVLGVLAAIMVFSLIRRVMR
- a CDS encoding tyrosine-type recombinase/integrase is translated as MAIKKVKTGWQVDMWPQGREGKRLRKTFRTQAEARRFHDYVRGQAAMGEPYQAKKRDPRRLSDLIEQWYQFHGNGLKDGVRRHSQLKTLAEKMGNPIARTITPIDAAKLRQSRLEAGVTPNTANHDQAHLRAVFNKLIRLGEWEGANPFAKIQPLRLDEKELSYLTEEQIHTLFKVLERSRNPDVLLITRLCLATGARWSEAQTLRAEMLRNGRVTYTGTKNGRNRTIPLDKALYKALTTHGPRIGRVFRTAAYNPFSEAIIEAGITLPKGQRTHVLRHTFASHFMMNGGDLLTLQKILGHRTITMTMRYAHLSPDHLADAIKYAPKIPSVDKM
- a CDS encoding M20 aminoacylase family protein; amino-acid sequence: MTTIARIEEYGDKLRAIRHDLHAHPEIGFEEQRTASIVARLLEEYGVDEVHAGIATTGVVGLIYGRHGQGKRIGLRADMDALPMEEASGLPYSSLIAGRFHGCGHDGHTTMLLGTARYLAETRNFAGSVILIFQPAEEGLGGARRMIAEGLFERFPCDEIYGLHNSPQHAPGEIALCPGSAMAGADFFDISVTGRGSHGAMPHFSRDPVVVAGALIQALQSIVSRNINPHDPVVLSITQVHSGSAYNVIPQAATLAGTVRAFSDEARELTRERMREIVAGIAASYGVEIEIEIRDVFSVLENAALQTEILADAAREVVGETNVSTDNTPLMGSEDFADMLKVVPGAYCWVGHSGNVPVHNPAFVLGDDILPIGASLFSRLIERRLSPEAL
- a CDS encoding virulence factor TspB C-terminal domain-related protein, producing MINARTLPRYVGAIGLAACLLAPVQALAQGAPDYPPYYSANSRASIAALSGMNASKQSGTAMVTTNYRAVHTNLPGAVTRYTSGSVAVPAATYRNAALSALRRGVMHPGLQVAVLAAGYLLSESGEVVKIDETAPTAITNVPVYDVGQGGSGSLYISPPYGEYCSYSRSETSNAVHCQNFAHTASLTRTYTQSGYLWTGYAFWRCNDPVYSIPAAVKTSSGSYQTRCYRNLPDFVPIDPSIAPTLPVTSESDFEKIDEHLPPEIAEQLFDMGIDVPDWREQISVIPFADKLSSSSGSSPGKNVSPEVAKEVLKQNENLYQQLTGRPISHPDTETDAKEAQDEMLDSWTGPIQPFPDTEPQWQVETIESLPDYSMGLGSGVCPAPTVINLPFPMSGSVTLEWRPFCDLAGMIRGAVIALSMILSLYIVLGNRSAA
- a CDS encoding zonular occludens toxin domain-containing protein, whose protein sequence is MAIHLISGVPGAGKTLRAVYTMINLLRSEEGADRPFFGNVNGLRNQAPIPDQWMDCPDGSLILIDECQQRWRRYRNTGEPPAEIAALETHRHRGVDFILTCQNPSQLTSDVRALVDTHEHLMRKGKLNGAIVWRWEGNCHTNPASHAKDADCETTIWRYPKWVFEQYTSASMHTGKKRLPRILVIAPVVLVGAIASITFAVAQVSGYFGKGDDTSAPLVEQGTTTPPEPIAPPTVTAYGGAVFGDNCRLYDQSGRPLLVSQPMCREALDMGLPYDVQVLDL